Proteins encoded together in one Streptomyces sp. NBC_01216 window:
- a CDS encoding bifunctional DNA primase/polymerase gives MAPSARHTTAPALAHALSAAERGFPVIPLSPTKLPALRSPHRHEDRQVVCHGECGRPGHGVHDATTDPAAVRALFGAAPWATGYGIACGRPPHRLIGVDLDVRSPDDDAVELRHLALRHLFGLPRTVTVLTPSGGMHLWLTGPPNVVVPNSASRLAPGIDIRGAGGYLVGPGSVSARGMYRLAPGTADLSPAPCPRPLLGLIAPPPRPHPTTTRPHRQGHGLIHFVLTAQEGQRNTRLFWAACRAYEHGLGDALTEALVTASVRTGLPEHEARATVQSASRLTAG, from the coding sequence ATGGCTCCTTCCGCGAGGCACACCACCGCCCCGGCCCTCGCCCACGCCCTCTCCGCGGCGGAGCGCGGGTTTCCCGTCATCCCCCTGTCCCCGACGAAGCTCCCGGCCCTGCGCTCACCCCACCGGCATGAGGACCGACAGGTCGTCTGCCACGGGGAATGCGGCCGGCCTGGACACGGCGTGCACGACGCGACCACCGACCCGGCGGCCGTACGGGCACTCTTCGGCGCCGCGCCATGGGCCACCGGCTACGGCATCGCATGCGGACGGCCGCCGCATCGCCTCATCGGCGTCGATCTGGACGTTCGGTCACCCGACGACGACGCGGTGGAACTCCGGCACCTGGCACTCCGGCACCTCTTCGGCCTGCCGCGGACCGTCACGGTGCTGACCCCCTCGGGCGGTATGCACCTGTGGCTCACCGGACCTCCGAACGTCGTCGTCCCCAACTCCGCGAGCCGTCTCGCACCGGGAATCGACATCCGAGGCGCGGGCGGCTACCTGGTCGGACCGGGCTCTGTCAGCGCCCGGGGCATGTACCGGCTCGCACCCGGCACCGCGGACCTCAGCCCCGCCCCCTGCCCGCGCCCCCTGCTCGGCCTGATCGCGCCACCGCCCCGCCCCCATCCCACGACCACCCGCCCGCACCGCCAGGGCCACGGCCTGATCCACTTCGTCCTGACGGCCCAGGAGGGGCAACGCAACACCCGCCTTTTCTGGGCGGCCTGTCGCGCCTACGAGCACGGCCTCGGCGACGCGCTCACCGAGGCCCTCGTCACGGCCTCGGTCCGCACGGGCCTGCCGGAGCACGAGGCACGCGCCACCGTCCAGTCGGCCTCCCGCCTGACGGCCGGCTGA
- a CDS encoding acyl-CoA dehydrogenase family protein, translating to MHLAPTEQQLRLRAELRSYFREVMPDGPPPSADGAAQRRLLRRIGDDGMLGLGWPEEYGGQGRGPAEQFVFFDEAYRAGAPVSMVTLNTVGPTLMRQGTEEQKAYFLPRILRGETVFAIGYSEPEAGTDLAALRTRAVRDGDSWRIDGQKVFTSNAQNADWIWLACRTDSEAPRHRGISIVLVPTDAPGFSWTPIETVGGLTTTSTYYDGIRVPAGNLVGRQDGGWELITEQLNHERVALAAIGMQAEDFYAAALTAARTADPATGRRRIDEPWIRMRAAEAHARLAATRLLNWRLVGDVGAGRLAPGDASGVKFAGTESAVEVYRICQEIAGGAALVRAGSPGTFEGGELERMNRAAQINTFGGGVSEVQREIVARTRLGMAGMRREGGER from the coding sequence GTGCACCTCGCCCCCACCGAGCAACAGCTGCGGCTGCGCGCCGAACTGCGTTCCTACTTTCGCGAAGTGATGCCCGACGGCCCACCGCCGTCGGCCGACGGAGCCGCGCAGCGACGTCTGCTCCGCCGCATCGGAGACGACGGCATGCTCGGACTGGGCTGGCCCGAGGAGTACGGCGGACAGGGCCGCGGCCCCGCGGAGCAGTTCGTCTTCTTCGACGAGGCGTACCGGGCCGGCGCCCCCGTCTCCATGGTCACGCTCAACACTGTCGGCCCGACCCTGATGCGACAAGGCACCGAGGAGCAGAAGGCGTATTTCCTGCCCCGGATCCTGCGCGGCGAGACCGTCTTCGCGATCGGGTACAGCGAGCCGGAGGCCGGTACCGACCTCGCTGCCCTGCGCACGAGGGCGGTCCGGGACGGGGACTCCTGGCGGATCGACGGGCAGAAGGTCTTCACCTCCAACGCCCAGAACGCCGACTGGATCTGGCTCGCCTGCCGTACCGACTCCGAGGCACCCAGACACCGGGGCATCTCGATCGTCCTGGTCCCCACGGACGCGCCCGGGTTCTCCTGGACGCCGATCGAGACGGTCGGCGGCCTGACGACCACGTCGACGTACTACGACGGTATCCGCGTCCCGGCCGGAAACCTCGTGGGCCGGCAGGACGGCGGCTGGGAGTTGATCACAGAACAGCTGAACCACGAGCGGGTCGCGCTCGCCGCCATCGGAATGCAGGCCGAGGACTTCTACGCGGCGGCGCTCACCGCGGCCCGGACCGCCGACCCCGCGACCGGGCGGCGCCGGATCGACGAGCCGTGGATCCGGATGCGAGCGGCCGAGGCGCACGCCCGGCTGGCGGCGACGCGCCTGCTCAACTGGCGTCTGGTGGGGGATGTGGGGGCGGGCCGACTGGCCCCCGGTGACGCCAGCGGCGTGAAGTTCGCGGGAACCGAGTCGGCGGTCGAGGTGTACCGCATCTGCCAGGAGATCGCGGGCGGGGCGGCCCTCGTGCGGGCGGGGTCGCCGGGGACGTTCGAGGGCGGCGAGCTCGAGCGGATGAACCGAGCCGCGCAGATCAACACCTTCGGGGGAGGGGTGAGCGAGGTACAGCGCGAGATCGTCGCGAGGACGCGGCTCGGGATGGCCGGCATGAGGCGGGAAGGCGGTGAACGGTGA